In the Magnetospira sp. QH-2 genome, one interval contains:
- a CDS encoding glycosyltransferase has product MVNGKKFDFGRISILIPSFNEAAAIGDVVADFKRELPDATIYVYDNNSSDNTAAIADEAGAIVRMEPFQGKGNVVRRMFADVEADTYVMVDGDGTYDAPSVAALLQAYAENGVDMVNGARVTRDQRAYRPGHRFGNWLLTSLVASIFGWRFKDMLSGYRVFSRRFVKSFPSLSSGFEIETELTVHALELRMATCEIDTPYHARPEGSESKLNTFRDGWRILLMIVKLVKEERPLPFFSAIFAVLVLAAIVLAVPIVITYMETGLVPRFPTAILATGIMILAFLSLASGMILDTVTRGRQEMKRMRYLAEPGPFPMSDKGITKTNE; this is encoded by the coding sequence ATGGTCAACGGCAAAAAGTTCGACTTTGGTCGTATCTCCATTTTGATCCCTAGTTTCAATGAAGCCGCCGCCATCGGCGATGTGGTCGCGGATTTCAAACGTGAACTGCCTGATGCCACGATCTATGTGTATGACAACAATTCTTCCGACAATACCGCCGCCATCGCTGACGAAGCCGGAGCCATCGTGCGCATGGAGCCTTTTCAGGGAAAAGGCAATGTGGTCAGGCGGATGTTCGCCGATGTGGAGGCCGATACCTATGTGATGGTGGATGGCGACGGAACCTACGACGCTCCGAGCGTCGCAGCCCTGTTGCAGGCCTATGCGGAAAATGGCGTGGATATGGTCAACGGGGCACGGGTCACCAGGGATCAGCGGGCCTATCGGCCTGGTCACCGCTTCGGCAACTGGCTTCTGACGTCGCTGGTTGCCTCCATATTTGGGTGGCGGTTCAAGGATATGCTGTCGGGCTATCGGGTTTTTTCCCGACGCTTCGTGAAGTCTTTTCCGTCATTGTCCAGCGGCTTTGAAATCGAGACAGAGTTGACGGTTCACGCCCTTGAACTGCGGATGGCTACCTGCGAGATCGATACGCCCTACCATGCCCGTCCGGAAGGCTCGGAAAGCAAGCTCAACACCTTTCGGGATGGCTGGCGTATCCTCCTGATGATCGTCAAACTGGTCAAGGAAGAGCGCCCCTTGCCATTCTTCTCGGCGATCTTCGCCGTTCTGGTTCTGGCAGCGATCGTTCTGGCGGTGCCCATCGTCATCACGTATATGGAAACCGGCCTTGTTCCTCGGTTTCCAACCGCCATCCTGGCGACCGGTATTATGATTTTGGCGTTCCTCAGTTTGGCCAGTGGCATGATTCTCGATACGGTCACGCGCGGTCGGCAGGAAATGAAGCGCATGAGATATCTTGCCGAACCCGGGCCATTTCCCATGTCGGACAAAGGCATAACCAAAACCAATGAATAG